ATTTTTTCGCTTATTTCAAATACGCCCGATATAAAGATTCCGCCGCGATTTTATCCGTGCTGCTCAACCGCCGCCGCCTCACCGTCAGCCTCGATTGGCATTGTTACAAAGCAGGCGTGTCGCCGATAGCGTTGCCGGAATACAATCAATGGTTGGAAAATCTGGACAGAAAACACTATGCCGCTTTCGATGTGTGGCACGGTGCGGAAAGCGAATATGCCGATTATCAAACGCTGGCAGCGCAAGGCAATGCGGCATTGCGTTTGCAAGACCAAGACGATTTTTTCTGTATCGGTAGGCATATCGAACGCGACGATTTGGGCAGGCAAAACGAATCGGTATGGATAGCTGACACGATTCGCGAACTTTTACCCTTGTATGAAGCCTGTTTTCGCTGATATAGTTAAACATTGTTAACCAATCCGCAACAGGCCGTCTGAAAAATAAGCACAAATGGCAACCCAACCTACCGTTTTCCCAATATTTTTCAGACGGCCTGATTCTTAAAAACGAACATGACCGAAACCCAAACCCTAGATTTAGCCAAGCAACTGATTGCCCGTCCGTCCGTTACCCCCGATGATCAAAACTGCCAGCAGCTGCTTGCAGAACGCCTGAAAAAAATCGGATTTGCCATCGAAGAGATGAATTTCGGCGAGACCAAAAACATCTGGGCGCGGCGCGGCAAGAATGGTCCGGTGGTATGTTTTGCCGGCCACACCGATGTCGTGCCTGCAGGGCCGCTGGAAAAATGGGATACGCCGCCGTTTGAGCCGAGCGAGCGCGAAGGGCGTTTATACGGGCGCGGCGCGGCGGATATGAAAACCAGCATCGCCTGTTTCGTAACCGCCTGCGAGCGTTTTGTTGCCGCCAATCCCGACCATGCGGGCAGCATCGCGCTGCTGATTACCTCCGATGAAGAGGGCGATGCGCACGACGGTACCACCAAAGTGGTGGACGTACTGAAAGCGCGCGGCGAAACCATCGATTACTGCATTGTCGGCGAGCCGACCGCCGTTACCGACTTGGGCGATATGATTAAAAACGGCCGCCGCGGTTCGCTTTCCGGCAACCTGACGGTCAAAGGCAAGCAAGGCCACATCGCCTATCCG
The nucleotide sequence above comes from Neisseria animalis. Encoded proteins:
- a CDS encoding HI_0552 family protein codes for the protein MLTPASSDLFNIPFFQFSQLKKYQPEAIPKIKADYKAHWQIWRQLILQVAEDLGEPFAPPHIERWCNGWQVRAHFFAYFKYARYKDSAAILSVLLNRRRLTVSLDWHCYKAGVSPIALPEYNQWLENLDRKHYAAFDVWHGAESEYADYQTLAAQGNAALRLQDQDDFFCIGRHIERDDLGRQNESVWIADTIRELLPLYEACFR
- the dapE gene encoding succinyl-diaminopimelate desuccinylase, coding for MTETQTLDLAKQLIARPSVTPDDQNCQQLLAERLKKIGFAIEEMNFGETKNIWARRGKNGPVVCFAGHTDVVPAGPLEKWDTPPFEPSEREGRLYGRGAADMKTSIACFVTACERFVAANPDHAGSIALLITSDEEGDAHDGTTKVVDVLKARGETIDYCIVGEPTAVTDLGDMIKNGRRGSLSGNLTVKGKQGHIAYPHLAVNPVHTFAPALLELAQEVWDEGNEYFPPTSFQISNIGGGTGATNVIPGELNVKFNFRFSTESTESGLKERVHAILDKHGVVYDLQWACSGQPFLTQAGKLTDVARNAIQKVCGIDTELSTTGGTSDGRFIKAIAAELIELGPSNATIHQINENVLLEDIPKLSAVYGSMLEELLV